One Neisseria sicca genomic region harbors:
- a CDS encoding YbaB/EbfC family nucleoid-associated protein: protein MFGKAGLGGLMKQAQQMQENMKKAQAKLAETEVEGEAGNGLVKVVMTCAHVVRKLEISPDLIQEAADDKEMLEDLVLAAINAASEKAEETTNKTMGAFTQGLPAGMGDFFR, encoded by the coding sequence ATGTTCGGAAAAGCCGGATTAGGCGGCCTGATGAAACAGGCGCAGCAAATGCAGGAAAACATGAAAAAAGCGCAAGCGAAACTTGCCGAGACCGAAGTAGAAGGCGAAGCAGGAAACGGCTTGGTTAAAGTCGTGATGACCTGCGCCCACGTCGTGCGCAAACTCGAAATCAGCCCCGACCTGATTCAAGAAGCCGCAGACGACAAAGAAATGCTCGAAGATTTGGTGCTCGCCGCCATCAATGCCGCCTCTGAAAAAGCCGAAGAAACCACCAACAAAACCATGGGCGCATTCACCCAAGGCCTGCCCGCAGGCATGGGCGACTTCTTCCGCTAA
- a CDS encoding YrhB domain-containing protein, giving the protein MIITYQEAKKIAVSFLSQIEQEIGMSLLIVESHIRENDDGWFFPYQSKEYLETMDINKSIIGNWPIFVSKNREVPSIR; this is encoded by the coding sequence ATGATAATTACTTATCAAGAAGCAAAGAAAATTGCAGTATCTTTTTTAAGTCAAATAGAGCAAGAAATAGGAATGTCATTATTAATAGTTGAATCTCATATACGAGAAAATGATGATGGGTGGTTTTTCCCATATCAGTCAAAAGAATATTTAGAAACAATGGATATAAACAAATCTATTATTGGAAATTGGCCTATATTTGTTTCTAAAAATAGAGAAGTTCCTTCTATTCGTTGA
- a CDS encoding sulfate ABC transporter substrate-binding protein, which yields MNIRILSLAAVIALSACSPKSEQAADKAAAPAANGKGITLLNVSYDVARDFYKEYNPLFIKEYQAKHHGESIEIQQSHGGSSKQALSVANGLAADVVTMNQTSDIELLEQKGLVKSDWAKRLPDQAVPYTSTTVFLVRKGNPKQIKDWNDLTKDGVKIVLANPKTTGNGRYAFLGAYGYGLKAFGGDEGKTKEFVAALLKNTPVFESGGRAATTTFSQRNIGDVLITFENEANHVSKKLTQDQFEIVYPSYTILSETPVAVVDSVADKKGTQQAAQEYLSYLWSKPAQELAAKLYLRPRDSEVLAAHKADFPDIETFNPNEKFGTWPEIMKKYFADGGLVDQLSPKR from the coding sequence ATGAATATCCGCATACTGTCGCTGGCTGCCGTCATTGCCCTTTCCGCCTGCTCGCCCAAGTCCGAACAGGCTGCCGACAAGGCGGCTGCGCCGGCGGCAAACGGCAAGGGCATTACGCTTTTAAATGTGTCTTATGATGTGGCACGGGATTTTTACAAAGAATATAACCCGTTATTTATTAAAGAATATCAGGCAAAGCATCATGGCGAGTCTATTGAAATCCAGCAGTCTCACGGCGGCTCCAGCAAGCAGGCTTTATCTGTGGCGAACGGTTTGGCGGCGGACGTGGTGACCATGAATCAGACTTCCGACATCGAGCTGCTCGAACAAAAAGGCTTGGTCAAATCCGACTGGGCTAAACGCCTGCCCGACCAAGCCGTGCCTTACACCAGCACGACAGTTTTCCTCGTCCGCAAAGGCAATCCGAAGCAAATCAAGGATTGGAACGATTTGACCAAAGACGGGGTAAAAATCGTACTCGCCAACCCGAAAACCACGGGCAACGGCCGCTACGCCTTTTTGGGCGCATACGGCTACGGTTTGAAGGCGTTTGGCGGAGATGAAGGCAAAACCAAGGAATTTGTCGCTGCTTTGCTGAAAAATACGCCGGTATTTGAAAGCGGCGGCAGGGCGGCAACGACGACGTTCAGTCAGCGTAATATCGGCGATGTTTTGATTACTTTTGAAAACGAGGCGAATCATGTCAGCAAAAAACTGACTCAAGATCAATTTGAGATTGTTTATCCGAGCTACACGATTTTGTCGGAAACACCGGTTGCCGTCGTGGACAGCGTGGCGGATAAAAAAGGTACGCAGCAGGCGGCGCAGGAATATCTGTCCTACCTTTGGAGCAAACCCGCCCAAGAGCTTGCCGCCAAATTGTATCTGCGTCCGCGCGACAGCGAAGTCCTCGCCGCACACAAAGCTGATTTCCCAGATATCGAAACGTTCAATCCGAATGAAAAATTCGGCACATGGCCGGAAATCATGAAGAAATATTTTGCTGACGGCGGCTTGGTGGACCAGCTCTCGCCCAAACGCTAA
- a CDS encoding heavy-metal-associated domain-containing protein: METLTLHIDGMTCGGCVKSVTRILTGIDGVAKAEVSLENKNAVIEFDPAKTNAAALIDAVEDGGYDAAL, encoded by the coding sequence ATGGAAACCCTCACGCTTCATATCGACGGGATGACTTGCGGCGGTTGCGTCAAAAGTGTTACCCGCATTTTGACCGGCATCGACGGCGTAGCCAAAGCCGAAGTCAGTTTGGAAAACAAAAATGCCGTTATTGAATTCGATCCGGCGAAAACCAATGCGGCGGCGTTGATTGACGCTGTGGAAGACGGCGGATACGACGCGGCTTTGTGA
- a CDS encoding RBBP9/YdeN family alpha/beta hydrolase — MPRRVFIVHGFEGNPHGNWFDWLSAQVRAAGFFQADSLAMPNPERPTVSSWQFALDQVIGKPDENTFLVGHSLGCITLLHFLSRQQPEKIGGLVLAAGFADPLPPLPALDAYIKGAAPEFDILRKIQMPKHCIVSDDDTHVPPELTLDMADKLKSPVTHIAQGGHLMASDGFTELPQAWEALKPMLEAKI, encoded by the coding sequence ATGCCCCGACGCGTCTTTATCGTACACGGTTTTGAAGGCAATCCGCACGGCAACTGGTTTGACTGGCTCTCGGCACAAGTCCGCGCCGCAGGCTTCTTCCAAGCCGACTCGCTGGCGATGCCCAATCCCGAACGGCCGACGGTTTCCTCGTGGCAGTTCGCCCTCGACCAAGTCATCGGCAAGCCCGACGAAAACACCTTTTTAGTCGGACACAGCCTAGGCTGCATCACCCTTCTGCACTTCCTCAGCCGCCAGCAACCCGAAAAAATCGGCGGCTTGGTACTGGCGGCGGGATTCGCCGACCCCCTGCCCCCGCTGCCCGCCCTTGACGCCTACATCAAAGGCGCCGCGCCCGAATTCGACATCCTGCGCAAAATCCAAATGCCCAAACACTGCATCGTCTCCGACGACGACACCCACGTCCCGCCCGAACTGACCCTGGACATGGCGGACAAACTCAAAAGCCCCGTCACCCACATCGCCCAAGGCGGACACCTGATGGCATCCGACGGCTTTACAGAACTGCCGCAGGCTTGGGAAGCCTTAAAACCGATGCTGGAAGCCAAAATCTGA
- the cysD gene encoding sulfate adenylyltransferase subunit CysD, translating into MSIQNHHLDWLEAESIYIIREVVAEAKNPALLFSGGKDSVVLLALAVKAFKLEGRPLKLPFKLLHVDTGHNYPEVIQFRDETVARTGVQLVVGSVEDSIKKGTVVLRRETDSRNAAQAVTLVETIEEQGFDALMGGARRDEEKARAKERIFSFRDEFGQWDPKSQRPELWSLYNTRLFSGENMRVFPISNWTELDIWQYIARENLALPPIYYSHKREVVERGGLLVPVTPLTPKREGEVSQIRDVRFRTVGDISCTCPVASTAATPEDIIAETAAATISERSATRMDDRVSEAAMEERKKAGYF; encoded by the coding sequence ATGTCTATTCAAAACCACCACCTAGACTGGCTTGAAGCCGAATCCATCTACATCATCCGCGAAGTCGTCGCCGAGGCGAAAAATCCCGCGCTGCTGTTTTCCGGCGGCAAGGATTCCGTCGTTTTGCTGGCGCTGGCGGTCAAAGCGTTCAAACTCGAAGGCCGCCCGCTCAAGCTGCCGTTCAAGCTGCTGCATGTCGATACGGGGCACAATTATCCCGAAGTGATTCAGTTCCGCGATGAAACCGTGGCGCGCACGGGCGTGCAACTGGTGGTCGGCAGCGTCGAAGATTCCATCAAAAAAGGCACGGTCGTCCTGCGCCGCGAAACCGATTCGCGCAACGCCGCGCAGGCGGTTACGCTGGTGGAAACCATTGAAGAACAAGGCTTTGACGCGCTGATGGGCGGCGCGCGGCGCGATGAGGAAAAAGCGCGGGCGAAGGAGCGGATTTTCTCGTTCCGCGACGAATTCGGACAATGGGACCCGAAAAGCCAGCGTCCTGAACTCTGGTCGCTCTACAATACTCGGCTCTTTAGCGGCGAAAACATGCGCGTGTTCCCCATTTCAAACTGGACGGAACTCGACATCTGGCAATACATCGCCCGCGAAAACCTCGCGCTGCCGCCGATTTATTACAGCCACAAACGCGAAGTCGTCGAACGCGGCGGGCTGCTCGTCCCCGTTACCCCGCTGACGCCGAAACGCGAAGGCGAAGTTTCCCAAATCCGCGACGTGCGCTTCCGAACCGTCGGCGACATTTCCTGCACCTGCCCCGTCGCCAGCACCGCTGCCACGCCCGAAGACATCATCGCCGAAACCGCGGCAGCCACCATTTCCGAACGCAGCGCCACGCGCATGGACGACCGCGTGTCGGAAGCAGCGATGGAAGAGCGCAAAAAGGCGGGTTATTTTTAA
- the cysG gene encoding siroheme synthase CysG: MNHYPLFADLNGRPVLLAGAGKVAERKAESLLQAGAAVRVVARELNPVFQKWADEGKIEWLGSEFHDDDLDDVFFAVAATDDYAFNRRIFQAAEQRAKLCNTVDTADLCSFTVPAVIDRSPLKIAVSSGATAPVLARKWRQIIETLIPLHTGQMAALAGKWRNAVKAKIKGTANRRRFWENLFDSRFNALAAQGNLDAAEAELAAQLDGFGAAKGEVVLVGAGPGDAGLLTLHALQAIQAADVVFHDALVSDDVLSMMRKDADKISVGKRAGSHHVQQEETNRLLVEYARQGLRVVRLKGGDPFVFGRGGEEAQVLRQANIPYRIIPGITAALGATAYAGIPLTHRDCAQSALFVTGHSKHDGHQPDWRTLALSNQTLVVYMGTLKAAETAEKLMAHGRSGDTPVAIVSNGTLPHQSVVTGRLKNLSELAENAPRPAMIVIGEVVSLRDELKWFQENPAQSRLHTLHEQAA, from the coding sequence ATGAACCATTATCCCCTGTTTGCCGATTTGAACGGCCGCCCCGTCCTGCTGGCGGGTGCGGGCAAAGTGGCGGAACGCAAAGCCGAAAGCCTGTTGCAGGCAGGGGCTGCGGTCAGGGTTGTCGCCCGCGAACTCAATCCCGTTTTCCAAAAATGGGCGGACGAAGGCAAAATCGAATGGCTGGGCAGCGAATTTCACGACGACGATTTGGACGACGTGTTTTTCGCCGTTGCCGCCACCGACGATTACGCCTTCAACCGCCGCATTTTCCAAGCGGCGGAGCAGCGGGCGAAACTCTGCAACACCGTCGATACCGCGGATTTGTGTTCCTTCACCGTCCCCGCCGTTATCGACCGCAGCCCGCTCAAAATCGCCGTCTCCAGCGGCGCGACCGCCCCCGTTTTGGCGCGCAAGTGGCGGCAAATCATCGAAACGCTCATCCCGCTGCACACCGGTCAAATGGCGGCACTCGCCGGCAAATGGCGCAACGCGGTCAAAGCCAAAATCAAAGGTACGGCAAACCGCCGCCGCTTTTGGGAAAACCTATTCGACAGCCGCTTTAACGCGCTCGCCGCCCAAGGCAACCTCGATGCCGCCGAAGCAGAGCTTGCCGCGCAGCTTGACGGCTTCGGCGCGGCAAAAGGCGAAGTCGTCCTTGTCGGCGCAGGCCCCGGCGACGCAGGGCTGCTCACCTTGCACGCTTTGCAGGCGATACAGGCGGCGGATGTCGTGTTCCACGATGCCTTGGTTTCAGACGACGTCTTAAGCATGATGCGCAAAGACGCGGACAAAATCAGCGTCGGCAAACGCGCAGGCTCGCACCACGTCCAACAAGAAGAAACCAACCGCCTCCTGGTCGAATACGCCCGCCAAGGTTTACGCGTCGTCCGGCTCAAAGGCGGCGACCCCTTCGTTTTCGGGCGCGGCGGCGAAGAAGCCCAAGTCTTGCGGCAGGCAAACATCCCCTACCGCATCATCCCCGGCATCACCGCCGCGCTGGGCGCGACCGCCTACGCAGGCATCCCCCTGACGCACCGCGACTGCGCCCAAAGCGCGCTCTTCGTTACCGGACACAGCAAACACGACGGCCACCAACCCGACTGGCGCACGCTCGCTCTGAGCAACCAAACACTGGTCGTCTATATGGGCACGCTCAAAGCCGCCGAAACCGCCGAAAAACTGATGGCACACGGACGCAGCGGCGACACACCCGTCGCCATCGTTTCCAACGGCACGCTCCCGCACCAAAGCGTCGTGACAGGTCGTCTGAAAAACCTGTCCGAGCTGGCAGAAAACGCCCCGCGCCCCGCGATGATCGTCATCGGCGAAGTCGTTTCCCTGCGCGACGAATTGAAGTGGTTTCAAGAAAATCCCGCGCAAAGCCGCCTCCACACGCTGCACGAACAAGCCGCCTGA
- the hflX gene encoding GTPase HflX: MSKRNIFPVDKSLEQPERVMLVGVMLSADYSGANEVRERTFQTTLDEAAELVAAAGGELVLRETAKRDKAHTAYFVGTGKAEELAAAVKLHDIGLAVFNHELTPTQERNLEKILQCRVLDRVGLILAIFAKRAQSQEGKLQVELAQLNHLSGRLVRGYGHLQSQKGGIGLKGPGETQLETDRRLIGQKITALKKQLAQVKKQRATRRKSRMEGRLKTFAIVGYTNAGKSSLFNRLTKADVLAKDQLFATLDTTARRLFLSHEAGVILTDTVGFVRDLPHKLVSAFSATLEETALADVLLHVVDASNPDFERQMDDVNVVLEEIGAHEVPQLVVYNKIDLLPQGVRDTGVLRDNSGRAVGVNISVAKSLGLDALREAMIERVLENGGKRSSENCEVE, from the coding sequence TTGTCCAAACGCAACATTTTCCCCGTCGACAAATCTTTGGAGCAACCCGAACGCGTGATGCTGGTCGGGGTGATGTTGAGTGCGGATTATTCGGGCGCGAACGAAGTGCGCGAGCGGACTTTTCAGACGACCTTGGACGAGGCGGCGGAATTGGTCGCGGCAGCGGGCGGCGAGCTGGTGTTGCGGGAAACCGCCAAGCGCGACAAGGCGCATACGGCTTATTTCGTCGGTACGGGCAAGGCGGAGGAGCTGGCGGCGGCGGTGAAGCTGCACGACATCGGCTTGGCGGTGTTCAACCATGAATTGACGCCGACGCAGGAGCGTAATTTGGAGAAAATCCTGCAATGCCGCGTCCTCGACCGCGTGGGTCTGATTTTGGCGATTTTTGCCAAACGAGCCCAATCGCAGGAGGGTAAATTGCAGGTGGAGCTGGCGCAGTTGAACCATTTGAGCGGGCGGCTGGTGCGCGGCTACGGGCATTTGCAGAGCCAGAAGGGCGGTATCGGCTTGAAAGGGCCGGGCGAGACGCAGTTGGAAACCGACCGCCGCTTAATCGGGCAGAAAATCACGGCGTTGAAAAAACAGTTGGCGCAAGTGAAAAAACAACGTGCCACGCGCCGCAAATCGCGGATGGAGGGTCGTCTGAAAACCTTTGCCATCGTCGGCTATACCAATGCGGGCAAATCCAGCCTGTTCAACCGTCTGACCAAGGCGGACGTGTTGGCGAAAGACCAGCTTTTTGCCACGCTGGATACGACGGCGCGGCGTTTGTTCCTGTCGCACGAGGCGGGCGTGATTCTGACGGATACGGTCGGTTTCGTCCGCGATTTGCCGCACAAGCTGGTGTCGGCGTTTTCGGCGACGCTTGAGGAAACGGCTTTGGCAGATGTGTTGCTGCACGTCGTCGATGCGTCCAATCCCGATTTCGAGCGGCAGATGGACGATGTGAATGTGGTTTTGGAGGAAATCGGCGCGCATGAAGTGCCGCAGCTTGTCGTGTACAACAAAATCGACCTGCTGCCGCAAGGCGTGCGCGATACGGGCGTGTTGCGGGACAATTCGGGACGCGCCGTCGGCGTGAATATTTCGGTTGCGAAAAGTCTGGGCTTGGACGCTTTGCGCGAGGCGATGATTGAACGGGTGTTGGAAAACGGCGGCAAGAGGTCGTCTGAAAACTGCGAAGTCGAATAA
- a CDS encoding heavy metal translocating P-type ATPase, translating into MNQTERTCFHCGLEVPEHLHLTVRYENEDHETCCAGCQAVAQSIIDAGLGNYYKQRTADAEKSELPPPEVLSQLKLYDLPEVQADFVEVGEGDEREAVLMLGGITCAACVWLIEQQLLRTAGVVRVDLNYSTHRCRVVWDEGKIALSDILLKIRKTGYTAAPYDAQKVEAQAQKERKQFIVRLAVAGLGMMQTMMFAVPTYLYGGDIEPLFLEILHWGGFLMVLPVVFYSALPFYRGAWRDWKNRRVGMDTPIAIAVVMTFVAGIYSLAVNAGQGMYFESIAMLLFFLLGGRFMEQIARRRAGDAAERLVKLVPAFCHRLPSYPDSEEIEEAAVVQLQAGDVIVVKPGEVIPVDGTVLSGESEVDEAMLTGESLPVVKRSSENVTAGTLNTGSPLVIRTDRTGNNTRLSHIVKLLDRALAQKPRAAELAEKYASSFVFGELLLAIPVFIGWTWYADAQTALWITVALLVITCPCALSLATPTALAASTGALADDGVLISGKQSLETLAQIDDVVFDKTGTLTKGQLSVSRIIPLGRLKTEEALAAAQALEQQSEHPIARAILNHTLSDDPTPAPEYIVSQRVNRIGQGVSAQMTYKDETQVWALGRADFVAGIAGVLPDQAANIEHAGSMVFLGNQSGFQAVFLLEDQIKDSAAAMLDTLKQQGIRTHLLSGDRTNAVAQVAQELGLDTYRAEATPEDKLAYVEDLQKQGRKVLMVGDGINDAPVLAQADVSAAVAAGADVARDGADLVLLNDDLNILPATIAQARRTREIIRQNLAWASAYNIIAVPLAVLGYVKPWIAALGMSLSSLFVVGNALRLLKKRK; encoded by the coding sequence ATGAATCAAACGGAAAGAACCTGTTTCCATTGCGGTCTGGAAGTCCCCGAACACCTCCATTTGACCGTCCGCTACGAAAATGAAGACCATGAAACCTGCTGCGCGGGTTGTCAGGCGGTGGCGCAGAGCATTATTGATGCAGGTTTGGGCAATTATTACAAACAGCGTACCGCCGACGCGGAAAAATCCGAACTGCCGCCGCCGGAAGTGTTGTCGCAACTGAAATTGTACGATTTGCCCGAAGTGCAGGCGGATTTTGTCGAGGTCGGGGAAGGGGATGAACGCGAGGCGGTGTTGATGCTGGGCGGCATTACTTGCGCGGCGTGCGTATGGCTGATTGAGCAGCAGCTTTTACGGACGGCGGGCGTGGTGCGCGTGGATTTGAATTACAGTACGCACCGCTGCCGCGTGGTGTGGGACGAGGGCAAAATCGCGCTGTCGGACATTCTTTTGAAAATCCGCAAAACGGGTTATACCGCCGCGCCTTACGATGCGCAAAAAGTCGAGGCGCAGGCGCAGAAAGAGCGCAAACAGTTTATCGTCAGGCTGGCGGTCGCGGGTTTGGGCATGATGCAGACGATGATGTTTGCCGTGCCGACTTATCTTTACGGCGGCGACATCGAGCCGCTGTTTTTGGAAATCCTGCACTGGGGCGGCTTTTTGATGGTGCTGCCCGTCGTGTTTTACAGCGCGTTGCCGTTTTACCGCGGCGCATGGCGCGATTGGAAAAACCGCCGCGTCGGCATGGATACGCCGATTGCGATTGCGGTCGTGATGACCTTTGTCGCGGGCATTTACAGCCTTGCCGTCAATGCGGGGCAGGGGATGTATTTCGAGTCCATCGCCATGCTGCTGTTTTTCCTGTTGGGCGGGCGGTTTATGGAACAAATCGCAAGGCGCAGGGCAGGAGATGCGGCGGAGCGGCTGGTGAAACTTGTTCCCGCGTTCTGCCACCGCCTTCCGTCTTATCCCGACAGCGAGGAAATCGAAGAAGCGGCAGTTGTACAGCTTCAGGCGGGCGACGTGATCGTCGTCAAACCCGGCGAAGTCATTCCTGTGGACGGCACGGTGTTGTCCGGCGAGAGCGAAGTGGACGAAGCCATGTTGACGGGCGAGAGCCTGCCCGTCGTCAAAAGGTCGTCTGAAAACGTTACCGCAGGCACGCTCAATACAGGCAGCCCGCTTGTTATCCGAACCGACCGCACCGGCAACAACACGCGTCTGTCGCACATCGTCAAACTGCTCGACCGTGCGCTCGCCCAAAAACCGCGCGCCGCCGAGCTTGCCGAGAAATACGCCTCCAGCTTCGTGTTTGGCGAGCTGCTGCTTGCCATCCCCGTTTTCATCGGCTGGACATGGTATGCCGACGCACAAACCGCCTTGTGGATTACCGTCGCGCTGCTGGTCATTACTTGCCCGTGCGCACTTTCACTTGCCACGCCGACCGCGCTTGCCGCCTCCACAGGCGCGCTTGCCGACGACGGCGTGTTAATCAGCGGCAAACAAAGCCTTGAAACGCTCGCCCAAATCGACGATGTCGTGTTCGACAAAACCGGCACGCTGACCAAAGGACAACTTTCCGTCAGCCGAATCATCCCCTTAGGTCGTCTGAAAACAGAAGAAGCGCTCGCCGCCGCACAAGCCCTGGAGCAACAATCCGAACACCCCATCGCCCGTGCCATCTTGAACCACACGCTTTCAGACGACCCCACCCCTGCGCCAGAATACATAGTCTCCCAACGCGTCAACCGCATCGGACAAGGCGTCAGTGCGCAAATGACTTATAAAGACGAAACCCAAGTTTGGGCATTGGGACGCGCCGATTTCGTCGCCGGAATAGCCGGCGTGTTGCCTGACCAAGCCGCCAACATCGAACACGCAGGCAGCATGGTGTTCCTTGGCAACCAAAGCGGTTTCCAAGCCGTCTTCCTGCTCGAAGACCAAATCAAAGACAGCGCCGCCGCCATGCTCGACACCCTCAAACAACAAGGCATCCGCACCCACCTACTCAGCGGCGACCGCACCAATGCCGTCGCACAAGTCGCGCAGGAGCTCGGTTTGGACACCTACCGCGCCGAAGCCACGCCCGAAGACAAACTCGCCTATGTTGAAGACTTGCAGAAACAGGGCAGAAAAGTTTTGATGGTCGGCGACGGCATCAACGATGCCCCTGTCCTCGCCCAAGCCGACGTATCCGCCGCCGTTGCAGCAGGCGCCGATGTCGCACGCGACGGCGCCGATCTGGTCTTGCTCAACGACGATTTGAACATCCTGCCCGCCACCATCGCCCAAGCTCGCCGCACACGCGAAATCATCCGCCAAAACCTCGCCTGGGCAAGCGCATACAACATCATCGCCGTCCCGCTCGCCGTCTTAGGCTACGTCAAACCCTGGATCGCCGCATTGGGCATGAGCCTCAGCTCCCTGTTTGTAGTGGGCAACGCGTTGAGGCTGTTGAAGAAGAGGAAATAG
- a CDS encoding interleukin, producing the protein MIFGDNFKPSKMVNNLETSLEVTDYFDVGGEDEFGEINDYGCLVVNHKNEFSKEYWDSEYEQEFVDFFRKNHQLLRLNNADDLRIFIEAYYSDQCNFEIFNSELLAELAKYKVSLPISVYYCDND; encoded by the coding sequence ATGATCTTTGGCGATAATTTCAAGCCTAGTAAAATGGTTAATAACCTTGAGACTTCTCTTGAAGTTACTGACTATTTTGATGTTGGAGGAGAAGATGAATTTGGGGAAATAAATGATTATGGATGTCTGGTAGTAAATCACAAAAATGAATTTTCAAAAGAATATTGGGATAGTGAATATGAACAGGAATTCGTAGATTTTTTTAGAAAAAATCATCAATTATTAAGATTAAATAATGCTGATGATCTTAGAATTTTTATTGAGGCTTACTATTCAGATCAATGCAATTTTGAAATTTTCAATAGTGAATTATTAGCAGAGTTGGCAAAATACAAAGTTAGCCTACCAATAAGTGTTTATTATTGTGATAATGATTAA